Proteins found in one Fimbriimonadaceae bacterium genomic segment:
- a CDS encoding 1-acyl-sn-glycerol-3-phosphate acyltransferase yields MKREGTLWYRFVSWLMRVGYLGLMGGVRIHGMENVPMSGAVIIAPVHVSFLDPPVLGGVCPRSLRFMAKEELFKGPLGALIRSLGAFPVKRRTTDTAAVRLAIEELGKGRALIMFPEGQRGDAVTMQPIQSGMAMLAKKTGAQVVPVGLGGTNIMWPRGSKKIRRARITVVFGRPFTYADINAGDDKEARRLFAERLGSDILRLTNEAGLPLKAFETKPDPVTADRPAPTA; encoded by the coding sequence GTGAAGCGGGAAGGGACGCTGTGGTACCGGTTTGTCTCGTGGCTCATGCGCGTGGGATATCTCGGCCTCATGGGCGGGGTCAGGATCCACGGCATGGAGAACGTCCCCATGTCCGGGGCCGTGATCATCGCCCCCGTCCACGTCAGTTTTCTTGACCCGCCCGTGCTGGGCGGTGTCTGCCCCCGTTCGCTCCGGTTCATGGCCAAGGAGGAACTGTTCAAGGGGCCGCTCGGCGCGCTGATCCGGTCGCTGGGGGCGTTCCCGGTCAAGCGCCGCACGACCGACACCGCCGCCGTACGGCTCGCCATCGAGGAGCTAGGCAAAGGGCGCGCCCTCATCATGTTCCCCGAGGGCCAACGGGGCGACGCCGTCACCATGCAACCGATCCAAAGCGGCATGGCGATGCTCGCCAAGAAGACCGGTGCACAGGTCGTCCCCGTCGGCCTTGGCGGCACCAACATCATGTGGCCGCGCGGTTCCAAGAAGATCCGCCGGGCAAGGATCACCGTCGTCTTCGGCAGACCCTTCACCTACGCCGACATCAATGCCGGCGACGACAAAGAGGCGCGGCGGCTCTTTGCCGAGCGGCTCGGGTCGGACATCTTGAGGCTGACCAACGAGGCGGGCCTACCTCTCAAAGCTTTTGAGACCAAGCCAGACCCAGTGACGGCCGACCGTCCCGCGCCAACAGCTTGA
- a CDS encoding acyl-CoA/acyl-ACP dehydrogenase: MASVTETETLGRAVAFLEEVVRPSANTLDDDPEALRPVLAAMGERRLMALRLPQAYGGPEVSEPQFRAFQEEAARASGAFAFLQTQHQSAASMIAKGAPDEFKARYLPGMDDGTRTIGIGFSQLRRSGPPVLTAAKVTGGYRLNGTAPWVTGHSFFREFLVGASLPDGEAVFGVVPFADTEQGGGTVRCKGPMRLAAMEAAMTMVVEFRDWLLPDEAVAFVKPQGWIQNNDMINVSLQASFAIGCARAGLDLLWQAYEKKGLEFVKSAWTDLDAEHRACKALADDQGLPREDRLRARVWAIDMAARCTHAAVAAHSGQAAGKRHDAQRLYREAMVYTVSAQTSDVMEGTLRRLVARAGGHA, translated from the coding sequence ATGGCAAGCGTGACAGAGACCGAGACCCTGGGGCGGGCCGTGGCTTTCTTGGAGGAAGTCGTCCGGCCCTCGGCGAACACGCTGGACGATGACCCGGAGGCCCTGAGGCCGGTCTTGGCGGCCATGGGTGAACGACGGTTGATGGCGCTGCGGTTGCCGCAAGCCTATGGCGGCCCGGAGGTCTCCGAGCCGCAGTTCCGCGCCTTCCAAGAGGAGGCCGCCCGGGCCAGCGGGGCGTTTGCCTTTTTGCAGACTCAACACCAGAGCGCCGCCTCGATGATCGCCAAGGGGGCGCCGGACGAGTTCAAAGCCCGGTATCTGCCCGGGATGGACGACGGCACCCGGACAATCGGCATCGGTTTCAGCCAACTCCGCCGGTCTGGCCCGCCGGTCTTGACCGCAGCGAAGGTCACCGGCGGGTACCGCCTGAACGGGACGGCCCCATGGGTCACCGGGCACTCGTTCTTCAGGGAGTTCCTGGTGGGGGCGAGCCTTCCCGACGGGGAGGCGGTGTTCGGGGTCGTCCCGTTCGCCGACACCGAGCAAGGCGGCGGCACCGTCCGGTGCAAGGGGCCGATGCGGCTGGCGGCGATGGAGGCGGCGATGACAATGGTCGTGGAGTTCAGAGACTGGTTGCTGCCCGACGAGGCGGTCGCCTTCGTCAAGCCGCAAGGCTGGATCCAGAACAACGACATGATCAACGTCTCCCTCCAAGCTTCGTTCGCCATCGGGTGCGCCCGGGCCGGGCTCGACCTGCTGTGGCAAGCCTACGAGAAGAAGGGGCTGGAGTTCGTGAAGTCGGCATGGACAGACCTCGACGCCGAGCACAGGGCGTGCAAGGCACTGGCCGACGACCAAGGACTGCCGCGTGAAGACCGGTTGCGCGCCCGGGTCTGGGCCATCGACATGGCGGCACGGTGCACCCACGCGGCGGTCGCGGCCCACAGCGGCCAGGCGGCTGGAAAGCGGCACGACGCCCAGCGCCTCTACCGGGAGGCCATGGTCTACACCGTCTCGGCCCAGACCAGCGACGTGATGGAAGGCACGCTCCGGCGGTTGGTCGCCCGGGCAGGGGGTCACGCGTGA
- a CDS encoding FAD-binding oxidoreductase, with protein sequence MSVVADLRDAVLSHGQVRVVGTGSRLEWCTPWDGPTVSTRGLVGIEELSVADRLVTVRAGTLVVDLVEELASHGLGLPLAQGEDVVTQRYGTVGGLLMGGLPAWGTETRDWVLGMQVMRGDGSLCRVGAKVAKSVAGYDGHRFLVGSRGGLAVCVSVSLRLWPASLVEGLQAPQYGEVRAVWSDGQVAWGAAPPPGAEWWVGRGGSRSPSVVPDLERRAKSILDPDGRFVEGWQA encoded by the coding sequence GTGAGTGTGGTCGCCGATCTGAGGGACGCGGTGCTGTCCCACGGTCAGGTGCGCGTGGTCGGCACGGGTTCCCGGCTGGAATGGTGCACGCCGTGGGACGGGCCGACCGTCTCGACGCGGGGGTTGGTCGGGATCGAAGAACTTTCGGTGGCAGACCGGCTCGTCACGGTGCGGGCCGGGACGCTGGTCGTCGACCTGGTCGAAGAGCTGGCCTCGCACGGGCTAGGGCTGCCATTGGCCCAGGGCGAAGACGTGGTGACCCAGCGCTACGGGACGGTGGGAGGTCTGTTGATGGGCGGTCTCCCCGCCTGGGGCACCGAGACCCGTGACTGGGTGCTCGGCATGCAAGTGATGCGAGGCGACGGAAGCCTATGCCGGGTGGGGGCCAAGGTCGCCAAGAGTGTGGCGGGCTACGACGGGCACCGGTTCTTGGTCGGGTCACGGGGCGGACTGGCCGTCTGCGTCTCGGTGTCCCTCCGTCTATGGCCCGCGTCGCTGGTCGAAGGCCTGCAGGCCCCCCAATATGGCGAGGTCAGGGCGGTCTGGTCGGACGGCCAGGTGGCTTGGGGGGCAGCGCCGCCGCCTGGCGCGGAGTGGTGGGTGGGCCGCGGCGGGTCGCGGTCGCCCTCCGTGGTCCCCGACCTGGAGCGGCGGGCGAAAAGTATCCTTGACCCGGACGGGAGGTTCGTCGAAGGATGGCAAGCGTGA
- a CDS encoding FAD-binding protein, whose protein sequence is MTDQETLRRDLVAIVGEANVLTGPAVQRTYDADAYGVEHFPPQAVVLPLDTAQVAAVVRYCNRQGLPFTPRGAGTGLSGGAMPALGGVVICTKRLTQILEVDLANRRMRAQTGIANARLSAAVAADGFEFAPDPSSQSVSTLGGNIAENSGGPHTLKYGVTAQHILAVTLVDASGEVREIRRGPGYDVLSLVVGAEGTLGIVTEAWVRLTPLRARVETALFSFPSVRAACDTVADIVAAGVVPAALEMMDDRILVAVRSAFGLDYPDGTKAMLLVECDGEPAPVGREMARVVEIAKKHGTTQVETARDEAERTRLWHVRKKGIGAMGRFAPTIVTHDGVIPPSKLPDMLDFVYTVAEEAGIGVANIFHAGDGNLHPCFYFDEREPGVVDRVVAAGEKVIGRCLELGGSVSGEHGVGVEKSDLLAHMFDADSMRLQLDFRRVFHENPLCNPCKVVPDNKSCVEHKVRWRGVAT, encoded by the coding sequence GTGACGGATCAGGAGACCTTGCGGCGCGACTTGGTCGCCATCGTCGGGGAAGCCAACGTCCTCACCGGGCCCGCCGTCCAAAGGACGTACGACGCCGACGCCTATGGCGTCGAGCATTTCCCGCCCCAGGCCGTGGTCCTCCCCCTCGACACCGCCCAAGTCGCGGCGGTCGTGCGGTACTGCAACAGGCAAGGTCTGCCGTTCACCCCGCGGGGTGCCGGCACTGGCCTCAGCGGAGGGGCGATGCCCGCCCTGGGCGGCGTCGTCATCTGCACGAAACGGCTTACTCAGATTCTGGAAGTCGACTTGGCGAACCGCCGGATGAGGGCCCAGACGGGCATCGCGAACGCGCGGCTTTCCGCAGCGGTCGCGGCGGACGGGTTTGAGTTTGCCCCCGACCCGAGCAGCCAAAGCGTCAGCACCCTGGGAGGCAACATCGCGGAGAACTCCGGCGGGCCGCACACCCTCAAGTACGGAGTCACCGCCCAGCACATTCTTGCCGTCACGCTTGTCGACGCCTCTGGAGAGGTGCGCGAGATCCGTCGCGGGCCGGGTTATGACGTCCTTTCCCTTGTCGTGGGGGCGGAGGGGACGCTGGGGATCGTCACCGAAGCATGGGTGAGGCTGACGCCGCTCCGCGCGAGGGTGGAGACGGCCCTCTTCTCGTTCCCCAGTGTCCGGGCGGCGTGCGACACCGTCGCGGACATCGTCGCCGCGGGCGTGGTGCCCGCCGCCTTGGAGATGATGGACGACCGCATCCTTGTCGCGGTGCGGTCGGCGTTTGGGCTCGATTACCCTGACGGCACCAAGGCGATGCTCTTGGTGGAGTGTGACGGGGAGCCGGCCCCGGTAGGGCGCGAGATGGCCCGGGTGGTCGAAATTGCCAAAAAGCACGGCACGACCCAGGTGGAAACGGCACGTGACGAGGCCGAAAGAACCCGTTTATGGCATGTCCGCAAGAAAGGCATCGGGGCGATGGGGCGGTTTGCGCCGACCATCGTCACCCACGACGGGGTGATCCCTCCCAGCAAACTCCCCGACATGCTCGATTTTGTCTACACGGTGGCCGAAGAGGCGGGGATCGGTGTGGCGAACATCTTCCATGCTGGAGACGGCAATCTGCATCCGTGCTTTTACTTCGACGAGCGGGAGCCCGGGGTGGTCGACCGCGTCGTCGCCGCCGGTGAGAAAGTCATCGGCCGGTGCTTGGAGCTTGGCGGGTCGGTGAGCGGCGAGCATGGGGTCGGGGTCGAGAAGTCAGACCTCCTTGCCCACATGTTCGACGCCGATTCCATGCGCCTCCAGCTGGACTTTCGCCGGGTGTTCCACGAGAACCCCTTGTGCAACCCGTGCAAGGTGGTGCCTGATAACAAGTCGTGTGTCGAGCACAAGGTCCGGTGGCGCGGGGTGGCGACGTGA
- the tmk gene encoding dTMP kinase, translating to MFVTLEGPEGAGKSTLARSLAARLEAGGHEVVVTREPGAGPFGGGVRRLLLEGEAMTPWAEVFLFLADRADHVATLVRPALERGAWVVCDRHADSTVVYQGHARGLDIAELRRLNRLATGGLVPDRTLLLDLPAEVGLARVRDANRLDGESIDFHRRVREGFLAEAALEPTRWVVIDASQPATAVLDEAWASLRLSNAAGTSGPDLG from the coding sequence GTGTTCGTGACGCTCGAAGGGCCGGAAGGGGCGGGAAAATCCACGCTGGCCCGGTCCCTTGCCGCGCGTCTGGAAGCAGGAGGTCACGAGGTCGTCGTGACCCGTGAACCTGGTGCGGGCCCGTTTGGCGGCGGGGTGCGCCGGCTCCTCCTGGAAGGCGAGGCCATGACGCCTTGGGCCGAGGTCTTTCTCTTCCTTGCCGACCGGGCCGACCACGTCGCGACCCTTGTCCGTCCCGCGCTGGAGCGGGGCGCTTGGGTGGTTTGCGACCGTCATGCCGACTCGACGGTGGTGTACCAAGGTCACGCCCGCGGGCTGGACATCGCCGAGCTGCGCCGGCTGAACCGGCTCGCCACCGGCGGGCTGGTGCCAGACCGGACTTTGCTCTTGGACCTCCCTGCCGAGGTCGGGCTTGCCCGGGTGAGGGACGCGAACCGGCTCGACGGAGAGTCCATCGATTTCCACCGCCGCGTGCGCGAGGGATTCCTTGCCGAAGCCGCCTTGGAGCCGACCCGCTGGGTGGTCATTGACGCCAGCCAGCCCGCAACGGCCGTCCTTGACGAGGCGTGGGCCAGCCTCCGCCTGTCCAATGCGGCCGGAACTTCCGGGCCTGATCTCGGGTAA
- a CDS encoding M42 family metallopeptidase: MRPESLTFLKNIVNAPSPSGYEEPAAQAYREYTTAFADQVTTDNHGNVVAVLNPGASAKVMLAGHIDEIGFQILYVSDDGFLSFRQIGGHDSTVPVGQRVWVHGPDGRVPGVIGRKPIHLLESSERDKKPELHDMWIDIGVSSKEEALKLISLGDAVTYQVEFLELANGRACARGFDNKVGAFTVAEALRLLKEDGGLDPNVGVYAVGTVQEEIGLRGARTSAFSVDAQSGLAVDVDFAIDHPGVSKSRYGDIALGKGPSVARGANINPVVFRMVMEGAKKEGVDVQIGPEPGGTGTDANAMQVSRGGMATGLVGIPLRYMHTPVELLQLSDVEQCARVMAAYCRLVKPDTDFRPGLG; encoded by the coding sequence ATGCGTCCCGAGTCTCTTACGTTTCTTAAAAACATCGTCAACGCCCCCAGCCCGAGCGGATATGAGGAGCCGGCGGCGCAGGCGTATCGCGAGTACACCACCGCTTTTGCCGACCAGGTGACGACTGACAACCACGGGAACGTCGTCGCCGTCTTGAACCCTGGCGCATCGGCCAAGGTCATGCTCGCCGGGCACATAGACGAGATCGGCTTCCAAATCCTCTATGTCAGCGACGACGGCTTCCTCTCGTTCCGTCAGATCGGCGGTCACGACTCCACCGTGCCGGTCGGCCAGCGCGTCTGGGTCCACGGGCCGGACGGGCGGGTGCCCGGCGTCATCGGCCGCAAACCGATCCACCTGCTTGAGTCCAGCGAAAGAGACAAGAAGCCCGAGCTCCACGACATGTGGATCGACATCGGCGTTTCGTCTAAAGAAGAGGCCCTCAAACTCATCTCACTCGGCGACGCGGTGACGTATCAGGTGGAGTTCCTGGAGCTGGCCAACGGCCGAGCCTGTGCCCGAGGCTTTGACAACAAAGTCGGTGCGTTCACCGTCGCCGAGGCCCTCCGCCTGCTCAAGGAAGACGGTGGCCTCGACCCCAACGTCGGGGTCTATGCCGTCGGCACGGTGCAAGAGGAGATCGGCCTGCGGGGGGCCCGCACGTCGGCCTTCAGTGTCGACGCCCAAAGCGGCCTGGCCGTCGACGTCGACTTTGCCATCGACCATCCGGGCGTCTCCAAGTCGCGCTATGGCGACATTGCGCTTGGCAAGGGCCCTTCGGTCGCCCGCGGGGCCAACATCAACCCGGTCGTCTTCCGCATGGTCATGGAGGGCGCCAAGAAGGAGGGTGTGGACGTCCAGATCGGCCCCGAGCCCGGAGGCACCGGCACCGACGCCAACGCCATGCAGGTCAGCCGTGGCGGCATGGCGACCGGTCTCGTCGGGATCCCCCTGCGCTACATGCATACACCCGTCGAGCTCCTCCAACTGAGCGACGTGGAGCAGTGCGCCCGTGTCATGGCGGCGTACTGCCGGCTCGTCAAGCCCGACACCGACTTCCGGCCCGGTCTCGGCTAA
- the fahA gene encoding fumarylacetoacetase: MSKPYVVPPSVRSWVPVAADSHFPIQNLPFGLAAPKGRSASVVVAIGDQCLDLTVLGEAGLISDEDFPILDSFIELDRDALTALREIVCDLLREDNRTLRDDKKVREKAFVPQNHARLQVPVPPPSFVDFYSGIHHASNVGKMFRPDQPPLLPNFRHLPVAYNGRASSVVKSGTPIVRPKGQFLEPGATAPVYEPSRELDFELELGVYVNHGQEMGKRITCSAAEDHMLGLVLVNDWSARDLQRWEYQPLGPFLAKSFATTVSPWIVTLDALTPFRVEGCVQDPPVLPHLRRHGTQHFDLVLEVWLQTARAKKPQLISTSNTAHLYWSPSQQLAHMTSNGCPVEFGDLYASGTISGPEKGQEGSLLELTVRGKEPLTIAETGETRTFLEDGDTLTLTGYGQGEGHRIGFGTCVGQVSPAV; the protein is encoded by the coding sequence ATGTCCAAACCGTATGTAGTGCCGCCTTCGGTGCGCTCGTGGGTGCCCGTCGCCGCAGACAGCCACTTCCCGATCCAAAACCTCCCGTTCGGGCTGGCCGCGCCCAAGGGCCGCTCGGCCTCGGTCGTCGTCGCGATCGGTGACCAATGCCTCGACCTGACCGTCTTGGGGGAGGCCGGGCTGATCAGCGACGAGGACTTTCCCATCCTGGACAGCTTCATTGAACTCGACCGGGACGCGCTGACCGCATTACGTGAGATCGTCTGCGACCTATTGCGGGAGGACAACCGGACCTTGCGCGACGACAAGAAGGTGCGGGAGAAGGCGTTTGTCCCCCAGAACCACGCCCGCCTCCAGGTGCCCGTGCCGCCGCCGTCGTTCGTCGACTTCTACAGCGGCATCCACCACGCCTCCAACGTGGGCAAGATGTTCCGGCCGGACCAGCCGCCGCTGCTGCCCAACTTCCGGCATCTCCCCGTGGCCTACAACGGGCGGGCCTCGTCGGTCGTGAAGAGCGGCACCCCGATCGTCCGGCCCAAAGGCCAGTTTCTTGAGCCCGGGGCCACCGCACCGGTCTACGAGCCTTCACGCGAGCTGGACTTCGAACTGGAACTCGGGGTCTACGTCAACCACGGCCAAGAGATGGGGAAACGGATCACCTGTAGCGCCGCGGAAGACCACATGCTCGGCCTCGTGCTCGTCAACGACTGGTCGGCCCGAGACCTACAGCGGTGGGAGTACCAGCCCTTGGGCCCGTTCCTCGCCAAGTCGTTCGCCACGACGGTCTCGCCCTGGATCGTCACTTTGGACGCCTTGACGCCGTTCCGCGTCGAGGGATGTGTCCAAGACCCGCCCGTCCTCCCTCACCTGAGACGGCACGGCACCCAACATTTCGACCTCGTCCTTGAGGTGTGGTTGCAGACCGCGAGGGCGAAAAAGCCCCAGCTGATCTCCACGTCCAACACCGCGCACCTCTATTGGTCGCCTTCCCAGCAATTGGCGCACATGACCTCGAACGGGTGTCCTGTCGAGTTCGGCGACCTCTACGCCAGCGGCACGATCAGCGGGCCGGAGAAGGGGCAAGAAGGTTCCCTGCTGGAGTTGACGGTCCGAGGCAAGGAGCCGTTGACGATCGCTGAGACGGGGGAGACCCGGACGTTCTTGGAGGACGGCGACACCCTCACCCTGACGGGTTATGGTCAGGGCGAGGGACACCGGATCGGCTTTGGCACCTGCGTCGGCCAGGTGTCTCCGGCGGTTTAG
- a CDS encoding response regulator, with amino-acid sequence MRVLIADDDPIIRLDLKQMLETLGYSVVAEAEDGQQAVELALSTKPDACVLDVKMPVKDGIDAATEIADGGIAPAVLLTAYSDTELINRAKEAGVFGYLVKPFKPSDLAPAIEVARSRFETTTKLNSEVTSLTERLEARKSIEKAKGLLMKEQGVDESEAYRRIQQQSMNARKSMKEIADAILLAHGV; translated from the coding sequence ATGCGCGTATTGATCGCAGACGACGACCCGATCATCCGATTGGACTTGAAGCAGATGCTGGAGACCTTGGGCTACAGCGTCGTCGCCGAGGCCGAGGACGGCCAACAGGCCGTGGAACTGGCCCTCTCCACCAAGCCGGACGCCTGCGTCCTCGACGTGAAGATGCCGGTGAAGGACGGCATCGACGCCGCCACCGAGATCGCCGACGGCGGCATCGCCCCGGCCGTGCTCCTCACCGCCTACAGCGACACCGAGTTGATCAACCGGGCCAAGGAGGCCGGGGTGTTCGGCTACCTGGTGAAGCCGTTCAAGCCGAGCGACCTGGCCCCGGCCATCGAAGTCGCCCGCAGCCGGTTTGAAACCACGACCAAGCTGAACAGCGAGGTCACCAGCCTCACCGAGCGGCTTGAGGCCCGCAAGAGCATCGAAAAGGCCAAGGGCCTGCTCATGAAGGAGCAAGGCGTCGATGAGTCAGAGGCCTACCGGCGCATCCAGCAACAGTCGATGAACGCGCGGAAATCGATGAAAGAGATCGCCGACGCGATCCTGCTCGCCCACGGCGTTTGA
- a CDS encoding HIT domain-containing protein gives MAERLWAPWRFTYIAKADETAKGGCFFVELPLRADDRANLLLYRGQRAFVMLNAFPYTSGHLMVAPYKHTADLDELDDDELLEINQLVAAAVRWVSAAYKPQGFNIGVNLGSAGGAGVPSHIHWHIVPRWSGDTNFMTTVGDVRVIPQDLHESYDLLRAQVEADT, from the coding sequence ATGGCGGAGCGTTTGTGGGCGCCGTGGCGGTTCACCTACATCGCCAAGGCTGACGAGACGGCGAAAGGCGGTTGCTTTTTCGTCGAACTGCCCCTGCGGGCCGACGACCGGGCTAACCTGCTTCTCTACCGCGGCCAGCGGGCGTTCGTGATGCTCAACGCCTTCCCCTACACCAGCGGCCACCTCATGGTCGCCCCGTACAAACACACCGCCGACTTGGACGAACTGGACGACGACGAACTCTTGGAGATCAACCAACTGGTCGCCGCGGCGGTGCGCTGGGTCTCGGCGGCTTACAAGCCCCAAGGATTCAACATCGGCGTCAACCTCGGCAGCGCGGGCGGTGCAGGGGTGCCGTCGCATATCCACTGGCACATCGTGCCCCGTTGGTCGGGCGACACCAACTTCATGACCACCGTCGGCGACGTCCGGGTCATCCCTCAGGACCTTCACGAGAGCTACGACCTCCTGCGGGCCCAGGTGGAGGCGGACACATGA
- a CDS encoding uracil-DNA glycosylase produces the protein MRLDELAQAAAGCRDCRLAERRTNVVFGEGDPFSPLVLVGEGPGADEDATGRPFVGKAGRLLDKALLEAGLGRDSVYICNTVKCRAADWSSGKPQNRPPEPDEVAACRRWLVPQLAAIEPMVVLCIGAPSAKNLIKKDFKITVERGKYFPCPYAKTAMATLHPAYILRQQRPDHDGGFSLLVADITRAWEAANELSRRAAARAR, from the coding sequence ATGAGGCTCGACGAGTTGGCCCAGGCGGCGGCAGGCTGCCGTGACTGCCGCCTTGCCGAACGACGCACCAACGTCGTCTTTGGCGAGGGCGACCCGTTCTCGCCTCTGGTCCTCGTCGGCGAGGGGCCCGGCGCAGACGAGGACGCCACTGGTCGGCCGTTTGTCGGCAAGGCGGGCCGGTTGCTCGACAAGGCCCTGCTCGAGGCCGGGCTAGGCCGTGATTCCGTTTACATCTGCAACACGGTCAAATGCCGGGCCGCCGACTGGTCGAGCGGCAAGCCCCAAAACCGACCGCCCGAACCCGACGAGGTCGCCGCGTGCCGCCGCTGGTTGGTGCCCCAACTGGCCGCCATCGAGCCCATGGTGGTCCTCTGCATCGGGGCCCCGAGCGCGAAAAACCTCATCAAGAAAGACTTCAAAATCACCGTCGAACGGGGCAAGTACTTCCCTTGCCCGTACGCCAAGACGGCCATGGCCACCCTGCACCCGGCGTACATCCTCCGTCAGCAACGCCCCGACCACGACGGCGGGTTCTCTTTGCTGGTCGCCGACATCACCCGCGCGTGGGAAGCGGCCAACGAGCTTTCTCGCCGCGCGGCGGCGAGGGCCCGATGA
- a CDS encoding putative N-acetylmannosamine-6-phosphate 2-epimerase has protein sequence MGSGQRAFSPRGGEGPMTVAEFLDQLREAPLVASVQAPAGSPCSDPQVIRAMALASLSQGVKVLRLQGVASIQAVQRATDALIIGLVKRTYLDSEIHITPTAVEVHEVAATGAQVVALDATSRGRPEQARLADLVRIAHGLGLIVMGDCDSVGSVRHAVACGCDMVGTTLSGYTSGSPHLVGPDIALVRAATQFGVPVLAEGRYDEPWQVRAALAAGAVAVVVGGALNDPLKTTHRFLSATRLEQPVGAVDLGGTWLRWAVFEDGRLHSQERVPLPPTHLERLDWISGLARRAGVDRVGVSAGGVVDPRTARVTDCKPFVPDYLGRSFALPDVEVYALNDGLATAWGHATHGDWYGERVATVALGTGVGCGVAGPRDVETDIGGDYPRLNDLPVVSGWTFEDVLGGLSLGPSPDEESRDAARAVGKVAVETVKSLFHPDRVVVCGGVGLADWMAPAWEEAGVSTSPYGPDAGLMGAAMLAANPPARLGREGVRCV, from the coding sequence GTGGGAAGCGGCCAACGAGCTTTCTCGCCGCGCGGCGGCGAGGGCCCGATGACGGTCGCCGAGTTCCTCGACCAGCTGCGCGAGGCACCCCTGGTGGCCAGCGTCCAAGCCCCTGCCGGGTCACCCTGCAGCGACCCCCAAGTCATCCGCGCCATGGCCCTCGCTTCCCTCTCCCAGGGAGTGAAAGTCCTCAGGCTCCAAGGCGTCGCGTCCATCCAAGCCGTCCAACGGGCCACCGACGCCCTGATCATCGGCCTAGTCAAGCGGACTTATCTGGACAGTGAGATCCACATCACCCCGACCGCCGTCGAAGTGCACGAAGTCGCCGCCACCGGGGCCCAGGTCGTCGCCCTGGACGCCACCTCTCGCGGGCGGCCCGAACAAGCCCGGCTGGCCGACCTTGTCCGCATCGCCCATGGGCTCGGCCTGATCGTCATGGGAGACTGCGACTCGGTCGGTTCGGTGCGCCACGCCGTCGCCTGCGGTTGCGACATGGTCGGCACGACTCTCTCGGGCTACACGTCGGGGTCACCCCACCTGGTCGGCCCCGATATCGCCCTCGTGCGGGCCGCGACCCAGTTCGGGGTGCCCGTCCTCGCCGAAGGTCGTTACGACGAGCCGTGGCAGGTCCGCGCCGCCCTCGCCGCCGGGGCCGTCGCCGTCGTTGTCGGCGGTGCCCTCAACGACCCGCTCAAGACCACCCACAGATTCCTGTCCGCGACCCGTCTGGAGCAGCCCGTCGGCGCCGTCGACCTCGGAGGGACGTGGCTTCGGTGGGCGGTCTTCGAAGACGGTCGGTTGCACAGCCAAGAGCGCGTGCCCTTGCCCCCGACCCACCTGGAGCGGCTTGACTGGATATCAGGGCTGGCCCGTCGGGCCGGCGTCGACCGGGTCGGGGTTTCGGCCGGGGGCGTCGTCGACCCCAGGACGGCCCGAGTCACCGACTGCAAGCCGTTCGTGCCCGACTACCTCGGCCGGTCGTTTGCCTTGCCTGACGTCGAGGTCTACGCCCTGAACGACGGACTCGCCACCGCATGGGGCCACGCCACCCACGGCGATTGGTACGGTGAGCGGGTCGCCACGGTCGCCTTAGGGACCGGCGTCGGGTGCGGCGTCGCGGGGCCTCGCGACGTCGAGACCGACATTGGCGGAGACTACCCCCGCCTAAACGACCTCCCCGTCGTCAGTGGGTGGACGTTTGAAGACGTCTTGGGCGGCTTGAGCCTGGGGCCGTCTCCGGACGAAGAGTCGCGCGACGCCGCCCGGGCGGTGGGAAAGGTGGCCGTCGAGACCGTCAAGTCACTGTTCCACCCCGACCGCGTCGTCGTCTGCGGCGGCGTCGGCTTGGCCGACTGGATGGCCCCAGCATGGGAAGAGGCCGGAGTCTCGACCTCCCCGTACGGGCCCGACGCGGGGCTCATGGGCGCGGCCATGCTCGCGGCAAACCCCCCGGCCCGGTTGGGGCGGGAGGGTGTGCGGTGCGTGTAG